A segment of the Bacteroidota bacterium genome:
TGCTTTGTTTGGAGTGGTTTTTCTCTTTGGTATCATCCGTTCTTTTCTCGCAGCTACCACTCACCCGTTCATGAGTCAAATTGTTCCGCGTAATCAATACACTAATTCTGCCACCTGGAATAGCACGGCCTGGCATGTGGGTGCGATTTTAGGTCCGGTATTAGCGGGATTAATTTACGGATACAATAACAGTTTAAACGCAGAAACCTGTTATATCATCAACGGTATTTTGTATTTGCTCGCTCTCGCCTTTATCTTTCGTATTAGTCCTAAACCAATGCCGGTGCGTGAGGTAAAAGAAACCTTGTATCAAAGCATGACTTCCGGTTTAAAATTTGTATTCAAAAATAAAATGGTATTGAGTGCATTATCCTTGGATTTATTTGCTGTTTTATTTGGAGGTGCGGTTGCATTAATCCCGGCCTTCACCGATAAAATATTGAAGCTTGGTCCGGAAGCTTACGGTCTGCTCAGAACGGCTCCTGCGGTTGGCGCGGTATTAATGGCTGTCATTTTAGCCATTAAACCTCCGGGTAAAAAAGCAGGAGAAGCTTTGTTATGGTCGGTTATTTTATTTGGCGTATTCACCATTTTATTCGCATTGAGCACCAATTACTGGTTAGCTTTTACGATGTTGTTATTAACCGGAGCATTCGATAACATCAGCGTGGTGGTACGTCATAGCATCCTTCAATTAATGACACCCGATAATATGCGTGGAAGAGTAGCGGCCGTAAATAGTATTTTTATTGGTTCGAGTAATGAGATTGGCGCATTTGAGTCGGGAGTGGCAGCTCGTTTAATGGGATTGGTACCT
Coding sequences within it:
- a CDS encoding MFS transporter; this encodes MSLFDSQSLSIFKIKEFRFFFYARFFLTLAIQMQMSTISLQIYYEHTREELVLGLIGLAEAVPFVISSFFSGHVADTVNRRKVLLAGIFALFCGSVLLYFYSAPFTSFLKDTGMFALFGVVFLFGIIRSFLAATTHPFMSQIVPRNQYTNSATWNSTAWHVGAILGPVLAGLIYGYNNSLNAETCYIINGILYLLALAFIFRISPKPMPVREVKETLYQSMTSGLKFVFKNKMVLSALSLDLFAVLFGGAVALIPAFTDKILKLGPEAYGLLRTAPAVGAVLMAVILAIKPPGKKAGEALLWSVILFGVFTILFALSTNYWLAFTMLLLTGAFDNISVVVRHSILQLMTPDNMRGRVAAVNSIFIGSSNEIGAFESGVAARLMGLVPSIVFGGIMTIGVVLGIHKLNPDLKKMDLTKYQ